A region from the Amycolatopsis camponoti genome encodes:
- the folK gene encoding 2-amino-4-hydroxy-6-hydroxymethyldihydropteridine diphosphokinase, with product MSRAVLSLGSNLGDRLGFLQLALDAVRPALVAVSSVYETKAWGVEDQPDFLNAVCVVDDPVRDHWAWLRAGQAAERAAGRVRELRWGPRTLDVDVVTVEGVTSGDPELLLPHPGTPDRASVLVPWVEIEPAAVLPGHGPIAALLAARPEDDLASVRRTDFELR from the coding sequence ATGAGCCGGGCCGTCCTTTCGCTGGGCTCGAACCTCGGCGACCGGCTCGGCTTCCTGCAGCTGGCGCTCGACGCCGTGCGGCCCGCGCTGGTCGCGGTGTCGAGCGTGTACGAGACCAAGGCGTGGGGCGTCGAGGACCAGCCGGACTTCCTGAACGCGGTCTGCGTCGTCGACGACCCGGTGCGCGATCACTGGGCGTGGCTGCGCGCGGGCCAGGCGGCCGAGCGGGCCGCGGGCCGGGTGCGCGAGCTGCGCTGGGGACCGCGGACGCTGGACGTCGACGTGGTCACCGTCGAGGGCGTGACGTCCGGCGACCCGGAGCTGCTGCTGCCCCACCCGGGGACGCCGGACCGCGCGAGCGTGCTGGTGCCGTGGGTGGAGATCGAGCCGGCCGCGGTGCTGCCGGGGCACGGCCCGATCGCGGCGCTGCTGGCCGCGCGCCCCGAGGACGACCTGGCGTCGGTCCGCCGCACGGACTTCGAGCTGCGCTGA
- a CDS encoding ESX secretion-associated protein EspG, which yields MMQEFFSPLAFDFLWESAQVGELPYPLLVKSHGATEDERVSLRHRVDAELKARGIREARGRLAPPIEDALHLLAFAPLTIDALHIPQFEAPTVGVLAAADDTQGVLAVQDADGIWLRDVPPDGLVSAVVGVLPAGPRGSEASVTLPLDDALRTAPIRVPVSLPSNPAEERGKARRTPLSERVTADPREAYGRISGQPRQRGGQLAANSRSQVGAKQRSRVLAWFDTATGRYLSLSRAGTDGREWVTVAPADPATLRTRLGEMVNSVSDGTR from the coding sequence GTGATGCAAGAGTTCTTCTCGCCGCTCGCGTTCGACTTCCTCTGGGAGTCGGCGCAGGTCGGGGAGCTGCCGTACCCGCTGCTGGTCAAGTCGCACGGCGCGACCGAAGACGAGCGCGTCTCGCTGCGCCACCGCGTCGACGCCGAGCTGAAGGCCCGCGGCATCCGTGAAGCACGCGGCAGGCTCGCGCCACCGATCGAGGACGCGCTGCACCTGCTCGCCTTCGCGCCGCTGACCATCGACGCCCTGCACATCCCGCAGTTCGAGGCGCCCACCGTCGGCGTCCTCGCGGCGGCCGACGACACCCAGGGCGTCCTCGCGGTCCAGGACGCCGACGGCATCTGGCTGCGGGACGTCCCGCCGGACGGCCTGGTCTCCGCCGTCGTCGGGGTGCTCCCGGCCGGGCCGCGCGGGAGCGAGGCGTCGGTCACACTTCCGCTGGACGACGCCCTGCGGACGGCGCCGATCCGGGTGCCCGTGTCCCTGCCGTCGAACCCGGCCGAGGAGCGGGGGAAGGCGCGCCGGACACCGCTGAGCGAACGCGTCACGGCCGATCCGCGGGAGGCCTACGGCCGCATCTCCGGGCAGCCGCGGCAGCGCGGCGGTCAGCTGGCAGCGAACAGCCGTTCGCAGGTCGGGGCCAAGCAACGGTCCCGGGTGCTGGCCTGGTTCGACACCGCGACCGGGCGCTACCTCAGCCTCTCCCGCGCAGGTACGGACGGCCGCGAGTGGGTCACGGTCGCCCCGGCCGACCCGGCCACGCTGCGGACCCGGCTGGGCGAGATGGTGAACAGTGTGTCGGACGGCACGCGATAG
- a CDS encoding DUF3180 domain-containing protein, translated as MHFTRPRDLVVAFVLGLVLGYLLFLVAYGSLPQLPTFAGVTFAVLAVVEGGLALSIRSRIKNGRVVAAIGIARSVALAKASSLAGAFMGGAWLAALAYLIPRRDELVAAVLDTRAGVVGVASSAALVAAGLWLEHCCRTPRDQDRERTRGMTG; from the coding sequence ATGCACTTCACCCGGCCCCGCGACCTGGTGGTGGCCTTCGTGCTCGGCCTGGTCCTCGGCTACCTGCTCTTCCTGGTGGCGTACGGCTCGCTGCCCCAGTTGCCGACGTTCGCCGGCGTCACCTTCGCCGTGCTGGCCGTGGTCGAGGGCGGGCTCGCGCTGTCCATCCGCTCCCGGATCAAGAACGGCCGCGTCGTCGCCGCGATCGGGATCGCCCGATCGGTGGCCCTCGCGAAGGCTTCGTCGCTCGCCGGGGCGTTCATGGGCGGCGCCTGGCTGGCCGCGCTCGCGTACCTCATCCCGCGACGTGACGAACTCGTCGCGGCGGTGCTCGACACCCGCGCCGGCGTGGTCGGCGTGGCGTCCTCCGCGGCCCTGGTAGCAGCGGGTTTGTGGCTCGAGCACTGCTGCCGGACCCCGCGCGACCAGGACCGTGAGCGCACGCGCGGAATGACCGGTTAG
- the folE gene encoding GTP cyclohydrolase I FolE, which produces MDPKSPSDADRPVFDQDRAEKAIRELLLACGEDPERDGLKDTPARVARAYQEMFAGLYIEPDSVLDKTFDESHEELVLVTDIPMYSQCEHHLVPFHGVAHVGYIPNAAGKVTGLSKLARLVDLYAKRPQVQERLTSQVADALVRKLEPRGVIVVIEAEHLCMAMRGIRKPGARTTTSAVRGQLKNSPSSRAEALDLIRARR; this is translated from the coding sequence ATGGACCCGAAAAGTCCCAGTGACGCCGACCGCCCGGTCTTCGACCAGGACCGGGCGGAGAAGGCGATCCGCGAGCTCCTCTTGGCCTGCGGCGAAGACCCGGAGCGGGACGGTCTGAAGGACACTCCCGCCCGGGTCGCCCGGGCGTACCAGGAAATGTTCGCCGGGCTGTACATCGAGCCGGACTCGGTTCTGGACAAGACGTTCGACGAGTCGCACGAGGAACTCGTGCTGGTCACGGACATCCCGATGTACAGCCAGTGTGAACACCACCTCGTGCCCTTCCATGGCGTCGCGCACGTCGGGTACATCCCGAACGCCGCCGGGAAGGTCACCGGGCTCTCCAAGCTCGCCCGGCTCGTCGACCTCTACGCCAAGCGCCCGCAGGTTCAGGAGCGCCTGACATCCCAGGTCGCCGACGCCCTCGTGCGGAAGCTCGAACCGCGCGGTGTCATCGTCGTGATCGAGGCCGAGCACCTCTGCATGGCCATGCGCGGCATCCGGAAGCCGGGCGCGCGCACGACCACCTCCGCCGTGCGGGGACAGCTGAAGAACTCCCCGTCGTCGCGGGCGGAGGCGCTCGACCTGATCAGGGCGCGCCGGTGA
- the ftsH gene encoding ATP-dependent zinc metalloprotease FtsH, whose translation MNRKSVLRNPLLWIVAGLLALFAYNTIFDSDRGYTQAPISVANSQISSNNVKEASLEDKEQQLKLLLNKPVDVDGQQVTQIISQYPSDATRPIYDSLIAAKNGGQPIKFTTKVTQQGVLTQILIFAIPLALVLGLLMWMMNNAQGGGNRVLNFGKSKAKQLNKDMPKTTFGDVAGADEAVEELYEIKDFLQNPARYQALGAKIPKGVLLYGPPGTGKTLLARAVAGEAGVPFYTISGSDFVEMFVGVGASRVRDLFEQAKQNAPCIIFVDEIDAVGRQRGAGLGGGHDEREQTLNQLLVEMDGFDARGGIILIAATNRPDILDPALLRPGRFDRQIPVSAPDLRGRKAILEVHSKGKPIAQGTDLTSLAKRTVGMSGADLANVLNEAALLTARKNGHVIGDVELEESVDRVVGGPARKSRIISEKEKKITAYHEGGHALAAWAMPDIEPVYKLTILPRGRTGGHALLVPEDDKDLMTRSEMIGRLVFAMGGRTAEELVFHEPTTGASSDIEQATKIARAMVTEYGMSARLGAVKYGQEQGDPFLGRSAGRQADYSLEVAHEIDEEVRKLIETAHTEAWHVLNTYRDVLDELVIELLEKETLTRKDLERIFATVEKRPHITVFNEFGERTPSDKPPIKTPGELAMERGEPWPPPEKEKPVLKPEPTPVGTAQGAGDLPGGPPYPAPVDPNANPYAPPPPGSYPNGGRPYSGPNGGANGTAHWPQAGGPQAGGYQGGPAGQSGPPNYGAPPGWTPATSPGGQPGQSWRPGGDERPREHGWFADQAGNQQSEGERRDPDGPEKSQ comes from the coding sequence ATGAACCGGAAGAGCGTGCTCAGGAACCCACTGCTGTGGATCGTCGCGGGGTTGCTGGCGTTGTTCGCGTACAACACGATCTTCGACAGTGATCGTGGGTACACCCAGGCACCCATCTCGGTGGCGAACTCCCAGATCTCCTCGAACAACGTCAAGGAAGCCAGCCTCGAGGACAAGGAACAGCAGCTCAAACTGCTGCTGAACAAGCCTGTCGACGTGGACGGCCAGCAGGTCACCCAGATCATTTCGCAGTACCCCTCGGACGCCACCCGCCCGATCTACGACTCGTTGATCGCGGCGAAGAACGGCGGCCAGCCGATCAAGTTCACCACCAAGGTGACCCAGCAGGGCGTGCTGACCCAGATCCTCATCTTCGCCATCCCGCTGGCCCTCGTGCTGGGCCTGCTGATGTGGATGATGAACAACGCCCAGGGTGGCGGCAACCGCGTCCTCAACTTCGGCAAGTCCAAGGCCAAGCAGCTGAACAAGGACATGCCCAAGACGACCTTCGGGGACGTCGCGGGCGCCGACGAGGCCGTCGAAGAGCTGTACGAGATCAAGGACTTCCTGCAGAACCCGGCGCGCTACCAAGCGTTGGGCGCGAAGATCCCGAAGGGCGTGCTGCTCTACGGGCCGCCCGGTACCGGCAAGACGCTGCTCGCGCGGGCCGTCGCCGGCGAGGCGGGCGTGCCGTTCTACACGATCTCCGGCTCGGACTTCGTCGAGATGTTCGTCGGTGTCGGTGCGTCGCGCGTCCGTGACCTGTTCGAACAGGCCAAGCAGAACGCGCCCTGCATCATCTTCGTCGACGAGATCGACGCGGTCGGCCGCCAGCGCGGCGCCGGCCTCGGCGGCGGGCACGACGAGCGCGAGCAGACGCTGAACCAGCTGCTCGTCGAGATGGACGGCTTCGACGCCCGCGGCGGCATCATCCTGATCGCGGCGACCAACCGGCCCGACATCCTCGACCCCGCGCTGCTGCGCCCGGGCCGCTTCGACCGGCAGATCCCGGTCTCCGCGCCCGACCTGCGCGGCCGCAAGGCGATCCTCGAGGTGCACTCCAAGGGCAAGCCGATCGCCCAGGGCACCGACCTGACCAGCCTGGCCAAGCGGACCGTCGGCATGTCCGGCGCCGACCTGGCGAACGTGCTGAACGAGGCCGCCCTGCTCACCGCCCGCAAGAACGGGCACGTGATCGGCGACGTCGAGCTCGAGGAATCGGTCGACCGCGTCGTCGGCGGCCCCGCTCGCAAGAGCCGGATCATCTCCGAGAAGGAGAAGAAGATCACGGCCTACCACGAGGGCGGGCACGCGCTCGCCGCGTGGGCGATGCCGGACATCGAGCCGGTCTACAAGCTGACGATCCTGCCGCGCGGCCGGACGGGCGGGCACGCGCTGCTCGTCCCGGAGGACGACAAGGACCTGATGACCCGCTCCGAGATGATCGGGCGGCTGGTCTTCGCGATGGGTGGCCGCACGGCGGAGGAGCTCGTCTTCCACGAGCCCACCACCGGCGCGTCGTCGGACATCGAGCAGGCGACGAAGATCGCCCGCGCGATGGTCACCGAGTACGGCATGAGCGCCCGGCTCGGCGCGGTCAAGTACGGCCAGGAGCAGGGCGACCCGTTCCTCGGCCGCTCGGCCGGCCGCCAGGCGGACTACTCGCTCGAGGTGGCGCACGAGATCGACGAGGAGGTGCGCAAGCTCATCGAGACGGCGCACACCGAGGCGTGGCACGTGCTCAACACCTACCGCGACGTGCTCGACGAGCTGGTCATCGAGCTCCTGGAGAAGGAGACGCTGACCCGTAAGGACCTGGAGCGGATCTTCGCGACGGTCGAGAAGCGCCCGCACATCACCGTGTTCAACGAGTTCGGTGAGCGGACGCCGTCGGACAAGCCGCCGATCAAGACCCCGGGCGAGCTGGCGATGGAACGCGGCGAGCCGTGGCCTCCGCCGGAGAAGGAGAAGCCGGTCCTGAAGCCGGAGCCGACCCCGGTCGGCACCGCCCAGGGCGCGGGCGACCTGCCGGGCGGTCCGCCGTACCCGGCGCCGGTCGATCCCAACGCCAACCCGTACGCCCCGCCGCCGCCGGGCTCCTACCCGAACGGTGGCCGTCCCTACAGCGGCCCGAACGGCGGCGCCAACGGCACGGCGCACTGGCCCCAGGCCGGCGGCCCGCAGGCGGGCGGCTACCAGGGTGGTCCGGCGGGCCAGAGCGGTCCCCCGAACTACGGTGCCCCTCCGGGCTGGACGCCCGCGACCTCGCCGGGCGGTCAGCCGGGCCAGTCGTGGCGGCCCGGTGGTGACGAACGCCCTCGCGAGCACGGCTGGTTCGCCGATCAAGCGGGCAACCAGCAGAGCGAGGGGGAGCGCCGTGACCCTGATGGACCCGAAAAGTCCCAGTGA
- the folP gene encoding dihydropteroate synthase gives MGVLNVTPDSFSDGGRYLGLDQALEHARAMWARGADLIDVGGESTRPGAARVDAETELARIIPVIRTLAGEGIHLSVDTTRASVAAAALDAGAKVVNDVSGGLADPDMARVAAESGAPWVLMHWRGHSRDMQALAEYDDVVADVRAELLSRVDEALAAGVAESAIVLDPGLGFAKNAEHDWALLRGLDSLLSLGFPVLVGASRKRFLGRLLSEKDGTPRPPDGREDATAAISALAAAAGAWGVRVHEVGASLDAVAVAAAWWKGSPDV, from the coding sequence ATGGGCGTGCTGAACGTGACGCCGGATTCCTTTTCGGACGGTGGCCGGTACCTCGGGCTCGACCAGGCGCTGGAGCACGCCCGCGCGATGTGGGCGCGTGGTGCCGACCTGATCGACGTCGGCGGTGAGTCGACCCGGCCGGGTGCGGCGCGGGTCGACGCCGAGACCGAGCTGGCACGCATCATCCCGGTGATCCGCACCCTCGCCGGCGAGGGTATCCACCTTTCGGTCGACACGACGCGCGCTTCCGTCGCCGCCGCGGCGCTCGACGCCGGGGCGAAGGTGGTCAACGACGTCTCGGGCGGGCTGGCCGATCCGGACATGGCGCGCGTCGCCGCGGAGTCCGGGGCGCCGTGGGTGCTGATGCACTGGCGCGGGCACAGCCGGGACATGCAGGCGCTCGCCGAATACGACGATGTCGTGGCCGACGTCCGCGCCGAGCTGCTGTCCAGAGTGGACGAAGCGCTCGCGGCGGGGGTCGCCGAGAGCGCGATCGTGCTGGATCCCGGGCTGGGCTTCGCGAAGAACGCGGAGCACGACTGGGCGTTGCTACGCGGCCTGGATTCGCTGCTGTCCCTGGGTTTCCCGGTGCTCGTCGGTGCTTCGCGCAAACGTTTTCTCGGCCGCTTGCTGTCCGAAAAGGACGGTACGCCGCGTCCGCCGGACGGCCGTGAGGACGCCACCGCCGCCATCTCGGCGCTCGCCGCGGCCGCGGGCGCGTGGGGCGTGCGGGTGCACGAGGTCGGGGCGTCGCTGGACGCGGTCGCCGTGGCCGCCGCGTGGTGGAAGGGTTCGCCGGATGTCTGA
- a CDS encoding MerR family transcriptional regulator, translating into MGTTATFTIGELARRTGLPVKTIRFYSDEGLLPPTDRTDAGYRLYDAAAMARLELVRTLRELGLGLVDVSAALTRSATVGELATRHVEALDEQIRRLRLRRAVLRAVAKRDSELEEVNLMNRLASMSDEERKRLVDEFWDEMVSGLEINEEFYRRMRAGKPELPDDPSPEQLEAWIEFAELVQDPDFRALIRGMSETQARQIRDGEFEQPADAWQQNWPGWVSRAEAAVTAGESPTSEAGQTLAAEIAAATAGPDQDPASAEFRAEMADRFATSGDPRAERYWQLLAIINGWPPVPTAQPAVRFMIEALRG; encoded by the coding sequence GTGGGCACCACCGCGACCTTCACCATCGGCGAGCTGGCCCGGCGGACCGGCCTGCCCGTCAAGACCATCCGCTTCTACTCGGACGAGGGCCTGCTGCCCCCGACCGACCGGACGGACGCCGGCTACCGGCTCTACGACGCCGCGGCGATGGCCCGGCTCGAGCTCGTCCGCACGCTGCGGGAGCTGGGCCTCGGCCTCGTCGACGTCTCCGCGGCCTTGACGCGGTCGGCGACCGTCGGCGAGCTGGCGACCCGGCACGTCGAGGCGCTGGACGAGCAGATCCGGCGGCTGCGGCTGCGCCGGGCGGTGCTGCGCGCGGTGGCCAAGCGTGATTCCGAGCTGGAGGAAGTGAACCTGATGAACCGTCTCGCGTCGATGTCCGACGAAGAGCGCAAGCGGCTGGTCGACGAGTTCTGGGACGAGATGGTCTCCGGGCTGGAGATCAACGAGGAGTTCTACCGGCGCATGCGCGCGGGGAAGCCGGAGCTGCCCGACGATCCGTCGCCCGAGCAGCTCGAGGCCTGGATCGAGTTCGCCGAGCTGGTCCAGGACCCGGACTTCCGGGCGCTGATCCGCGGCATGAGCGAAACCCAGGCCCGGCAGATCCGCGACGGCGAGTTCGAGCAGCCGGCGGACGCCTGGCAGCAGAACTGGCCAGGCTGGGTCTCTCGCGCGGAAGCGGCCGTGACAGCCGGGGAATCGCCGACGTCGGAGGCGGGGCAAACGCTTGCGGCCGAGATCGCGGCGGCGACGGCCGGGCCGGACCAGGACCCGGCTTCAGCGGAGTTCCGCGCGGAGATGGCGGACCGGTTCGCGACGAGCGGCGACCCGCGGGCCGAACGCTATTGGCAGCTGCTGGCGATCATCAACGGCTGGCCGCCGGTCCCGACGGCCCAGCCCGCGGTGCGGTTCATGATCGAGGCGCTGCGCGGCTGA
- a CDS encoding zinc-dependent metalloprotease: MVDWALAAQTGALLVRGGPQVPREEAEAAVADLRELTMAAEGHVRELTNLGLDLPLLPGEVVDRPGWVRSAAAGLDALTGRALPQQGGPFGPILAGGAGVQTGLVLAFLASRVLGQYDPFGGPDREGRLLLVAPNVVAAERAMDVPAHDFRLWVCLHECTHRLQFTAVTWLRDYFADEVERLVSGLAGGGSDSLADLVGRLPEAIKQGPKLNLAELLQSPKERAVFDRLLALSTLLEGHADFVMDAVGPQVVPSVDTIRARFSARRKGGGVFDRLLRALLGVDAKIRQYEEGAKFTKHVVDAVGMEGFNAVWRSPNTLPSRAEIADPAAWVRRLHG; this comes from the coding sequence ATGGTCGACTGGGCGCTCGCCGCGCAGACCGGTGCGTTGCTCGTGCGCGGTGGTCCGCAGGTTCCGAGAGAAGAGGCCGAGGCGGCCGTCGCCGACCTGCGTGAGCTGACCATGGCGGCCGAAGGGCACGTCCGGGAGCTGACGAACCTGGGTCTCGACCTGCCGCTGCTGCCCGGTGAAGTCGTCGACCGCCCCGGCTGGGTGCGGTCGGCCGCGGCCGGGCTGGACGCGCTCACCGGGCGTGCGCTGCCTCAGCAAGGCGGCCCCTTCGGGCCGATCCTGGCCGGTGGCGCCGGCGTGCAGACCGGGCTGGTGCTCGCCTTCCTGGCCAGCCGCGTGCTCGGCCAGTACGACCCCTTCGGCGGCCCCGACCGGGAAGGACGGCTGCTGCTGGTCGCGCCCAACGTCGTCGCCGCCGAGCGGGCGATGGACGTGCCCGCCCACGACTTCCGGCTCTGGGTCTGCCTGCACGAATGCACCCACCGCCTGCAGTTCACCGCCGTCACCTGGCTGCGCGACTACTTCGCCGACGAGGTCGAGCGGCTCGTGTCCGGGCTCGCCGGCGGCGGCAGCGACAGCCTGGCCGACCTGGTCGGCCGGCTGCCCGAGGCGATCAAGCAGGGCCCGAAGCTGAACCTCGCCGAGCTGCTCCAGTCGCCGAAGGAGCGCGCGGTCTTCGACCGGCTGCTGGCGCTCTCGACGCTCCTGGAGGGCCACGCCGACTTCGTCATGGACGCCGTCGGCCCGCAGGTCGTGCCGAGCGTCGACACGATCCGCGCGCGGTTCAGCGCCCGGCGCAAGGGCGGCGGCGTCTTCGACCGGCTGCTGCGCGCGCTGCTCGGCGTCGACGCGAAGATCCGTCAGTACGAAGAAGGCGCGAAGTTCACGAAGCACGTCGTGGACGCGGTCGGCATGGAAGGGTTCAACGCCGTCTGGCGCTCGCCGAACACCCTGCCTTCGCGCGCCGAGATCGCCGACCCGGCCGCGTGGGTCCGGCGCCTGCACGGATGA
- the hpt gene encoding hypoxanthine phosphoribosyltransferase has protein sequence MYEGEIASVLVTEQQIQDKIAELSAQIAADYPANGQGELLLVGVLKGAVMFMTDFARALPLPTQLEFMAVSSYGSATSSSGVVRILKDLDRDIAGRDVLIVEDIVDSGLTLSWLLKNLASRNPASLEVVSLLRKPEAVKVDVPVKYIGFDIPNEFVVGYGLDYAERYRDLPYIGTLDPKVYTA, from the coding sequence GTGTACGAGGGCGAAATCGCCTCCGTGCTCGTCACCGAGCAGCAGATCCAGGACAAGATCGCGGAGCTGTCGGCGCAGATCGCCGCCGACTATCCGGCCAACGGGCAGGGTGAACTCCTGCTGGTGGGTGTCCTGAAGGGCGCGGTCATGTTCATGACCGACTTCGCCCGTGCGCTGCCGCTGCCGACGCAGCTGGAATTCATGGCCGTCTCCTCCTACGGTTCCGCGACGTCGTCGTCCGGCGTCGTGCGGATCCTCAAGGACCTCGACCGCGACATCGCGGGCCGGGACGTGCTGATCGTCGAGGACATCGTCGACTCCGGCCTGACGCTGTCGTGGCTGCTGAAGAACCTCGCCAGCCGCAACCCGGCGTCGCTCGAGGTCGTTTCGCTGCTGCGCAAGCCGGAGGCGGTCAAGGTGGACGTCCCGGTGAAGTACATCGGCTTCGACATCCCCAACGAGTTCGTCGTGGGCTACGGCCTGGACTACGCCGAGCGGTACCGGGACCTGCCCTACATCGGGACGCTGGACCCGAAGGTCTACACGGCGTAG
- a CDS encoding ESX secretion-associated protein EspG, with amino-acid sequence MPNAELLTPIEVDFLWESAGLGELPYPLRIRSHGETVDERSLLRRRTLEGLTARGLADGRGRPEPHVEDYFGVLAQSELSLDAVQLIAPDAEPLLAIAGVLGGQGLLAVQDTRGLHLQPCPVDGLASAIVSLLPGAPRGSEKSVTVPLEQLVGAHGVDFLSRRGNGDERSSADEDRKALAKLHAQPRLRGGQIAANARSRMGGRTRTPVLSWFDTETGRYFTQASRGRDGRDWITIAPADAATLRHRLGEMLAGATTTSSV; translated from the coding sequence ATGCCGAACGCTGAGCTGCTCACCCCGATCGAGGTGGACTTCCTGTGGGAGTCCGCCGGGCTGGGCGAGCTGCCGTACCCGCTGCGCATCCGTTCGCACGGCGAGACCGTGGACGAGCGGTCCCTCCTGCGCCGGCGCACGTTGGAAGGGCTGACTGCGCGCGGCTTGGCCGACGGACGCGGCCGGCCGGAACCGCACGTCGAGGACTACTTCGGCGTGCTGGCGCAGTCCGAGCTGAGCCTGGACGCGGTCCAGCTGATCGCCCCGGACGCCGAACCGCTGCTGGCGATCGCCGGCGTGCTGGGCGGTCAGGGGCTGCTGGCGGTGCAGGACACGCGGGGGCTGCACCTGCAGCCGTGCCCGGTGGACGGGCTGGCGAGCGCGATCGTCTCGCTGCTGCCCGGTGCCCCGCGCGGTTCGGAGAAGTCCGTCACGGTCCCGCTGGAGCAGCTGGTCGGGGCCCATGGCGTCGATTTCCTGTCCCGCCGCGGCAACGGCGACGAGCGCTCGTCGGCCGACGAGGACCGCAAGGCGCTGGCGAAGCTGCACGCCCAGCCGAGGCTGCGCGGCGGCCAGATCGCGGCGAACGCGCGGTCCCGCATGGGCGGCCGCACGCGGACGCCGGTGCTGAGCTGGTTCGACACGGAGACGGGCCGCTACTTCACGCAGGCGAGCCGCGGCCGCGACGGCCGTGACTGGATCACCATCGCCCCGGCCGACGCGGCGACGCTGCGCCACCGGCTCGGCGAGATGCTCGCGGGAGCGACGACGACCAGCTCGGTCTGA
- the tilS gene encoding tRNA lysidine(34) synthetase TilS, which produces MTGKAVAAVRRAVREFLETVEAPAELCVAVSGGADSLALAEATAYVGHHRGHRVRALVVDHGLQDGSAKIARDAAEAAKSLGADEAEVRRTEVTGPGGPEAAARKARYRALAGHDLVLLGHTLDDQAETVLLGLGRGSGARSVAGMRPHDPPWGRPLLAVPRATTRAACAELGVEPWDDPHNAEPRFTRVRLRTEVLPLLEDVLNGGVAGALARTAAQLREDSEALDTSADRIFTRAGGPDGLDVAVLAAEPAALRRRVLRRWLLASGVRELTDAHLRAVDALVARWRGQGGVWLPGNLEARRAHGRLCVISQPTTRGE; this is translated from the coding sequence ATGACCGGCAAGGCGGTCGCGGCCGTCCGGCGGGCCGTCCGCGAATTCCTCGAGACGGTAGAAGCGCCGGCCGAGCTGTGCGTCGCCGTCTCCGGCGGTGCCGACTCCCTCGCGCTCGCCGAGGCCACGGCGTACGTCGGGCACCATCGCGGCCACCGCGTCCGCGCGCTGGTCGTCGACCACGGCCTGCAGGATGGCTCGGCGAAGATCGCGCGTGACGCCGCCGAGGCCGCGAAGTCCCTCGGTGCCGACGAAGCCGAGGTGCGCCGCACCGAAGTCACCGGCCCCGGTGGCCCGGAAGCCGCCGCGCGCAAGGCCCGCTACCGGGCGCTGGCCGGCCACGACCTCGTCCTGCTCGGGCACACCCTCGACGACCAGGCCGAGACGGTCCTGCTCGGCCTGGGCCGCGGCTCCGGCGCCCGCAGCGTCGCCGGGATGCGGCCGCACGACCCGCCGTGGGGCCGTCCGCTGCTGGCGGTGCCGCGCGCGACGACCCGGGCCGCCTGCGCCGAGCTCGGCGTCGAACCCTGGGACGACCCGCACAACGCCGAGCCGCGCTTCACCCGGGTCCGGCTGCGCACCGAGGTCCTGCCGTTGCTGGAAGACGTCCTCAACGGCGGCGTCGCCGGCGCTTTGGCCCGCACGGCCGCGCAGCTGCGTGAGGACAGCGAGGCGTTGGACACATCGGCGGACCGGATCTTCACCCGTGCGGGCGGTCCCGACGGACTGGATGTCGCAGTGCTGGCGGCCGAGCCCGCGGCCCTGCGCCGGCGGGTTCTCCGCAGGTGGCTGCTGGCCTCGGGCGTGCGCGAACTCACCGACGCGCACCTCCGGGCGGTCGACGCGCTGGTCGCCCGGTGGCGTGGTCAGGGCGGCGTCTGGTTACCGGGCAACTTGGAAGCGCGCCGGGCGCATGGCAGGCTCTGCGTCATCTCCCAACCCACCACCCGAGGGGAATGA
- the folB gene encoding dihydroneopterin aldolase: protein MSDRITLTGLRVFGRHGVFEHEKRDGQEFVVDITVWLDLGPAAASDDLTKTLHYGELAELAAGIVAGEPYDLIESVAGKIADEVMRDERLRAVEVTVHKPSAPIPLTFDDVAVTVRRDR, encoded by the coding sequence ATGTCTGACCGGATCACGCTGACCGGCCTGCGGGTGTTCGGCCGCCACGGCGTTTTCGAGCACGAGAAGCGGGACGGGCAGGAGTTCGTCGTCGACATCACGGTGTGGCTGGACCTCGGGCCCGCCGCCGCGTCGGACGACCTGACCAAGACCCTGCACTACGGCGAGCTGGCCGAGCTGGCGGCGGGGATCGTCGCGGGCGAGCCGTACGACCTCATCGAGAGCGTCGCGGGCAAGATCGCCGACGAGGTCATGCGCGACGAGCGGCTGCGCGCGGTCGAGGTGACGGTGCACAAGCCGTCCGCGCCGATCCCGCTGACCTTCGACGACGTGGCCGTCACGGTCCGGCGCGACCGATGA